The following coding sequences lie in one Alphaproteobacteria bacterium genomic window:
- a CDS encoding PRC-barrel domain-containing protein, which yields MGTNKRNDAKNVLAAGLAALALAVSPAIAQEAQPGAEALPGVEAQPGAGVTAPTPQATTINESLVGADVYTVDGNNIGEVETIMRDGNQEIVALNLSIGGILGLGAKQVMIRPEEAQVQNDEGKPAVYLEVTETELQKRIQEQGATGSAPNNGIR from the coding sequence ATGGGTACGAACAAGCGCAACGATGCGAAAAACGTACTGGCAGCCGGCCTTGCCGCGCTGGCGCTGGCGGTATCACCCGCCATTGCCCAGGAGGCACAGCCGGGTGCGGAGGCGCTGCCGGGTGTGGAGGCGCAGCCGGGCGCAGGCGTTACCGCACCGACTCCTCAGGCCACGACGATAAATGAAAGCCTGGTGGGCGCAGATGTCTATACGGTTGACGGCAACAACATCGGCGAAGTCGAAACAATCATGCGCGACGGCAATCAGGAAATTGTCGCGCTCAACCTGTCCATCGGCGGGATTCTGGGACTGGGCGCAAAGCAAGTCATGATTCGACCCGAAGAGGCGCAGGTTCAGAACGACGAAGGGAAACCTGCCGTTTACCTTGAAGTTACCGAAACGGAACTGCAGAAAAGAATCCAGGAACAAGGTGCCACAGGCAGCGCGCCGAACAACGGTATTCGTTGA
- a CDS encoding RNA polymerase sigma factor: MLDRFGQQLPRYIPEMRRYARVLLGSSTEVDDLVQETLCHALRKRHVWDSVRNIKAYLFTMLHNLHLDRAGMVSRRGRQVPMEDVEWHLQCPEQQPDPIVLRDLERGLMDLRQDQRQVVIMIGVEGMSYRDVAKSLDIPIGTVMSRLSRGREALRKSMEGSVDPNIHLAR; encoded by the coding sequence ATGCTGGACAGGTTTGGCCAACAGTTACCGCGTTACATTCCTGAAATGCGGCGGTATGCGAGGGTGCTATTGGGGAGTTCGACGGAGGTGGACGATCTCGTCCAGGAAACACTGTGCCATGCCCTGCGAAAGCGCCATGTTTGGGACAGTGTCCGAAATATCAAGGCATACCTCTTTACAATGCTGCACAACCTTCACCTTGATCGCGCCGGAATGGTGTCGCGGCGCGGACGACAGGTCCCGATGGAGGACGTGGAATGGCATTTACAGTGTCCGGAACAACAGCCCGATCCGATTGTCTTGCGAGATCTGGAACGCGGCCTGATGGACCTGCGGCAAGACCAGCGTCAGGTCGTTATTATGATCGGCGTTGAAGGCATGAGCTACAGGGACGTCGCGAAATCACTCGATATTCCGATTGGAACAGTTATGTCCCGCCTGTCGCGCGGTCGCGAGGCGTTGCGAAAGAGTATGGAAGGCAGCGTCGACCCGAATATCCATCTGGCCCGCTAG
- a CDS encoding matrixin family metalloprotease: MRAYNFTTILVAAVIAATLWPGTNAFALDNFRLLEKFGKQVKWGDPAIGSGAKVTYAYVVKPVEHPATLNCSRMTSLDGLLATSGISADVLREEVNAAFAAWENAANISFVETEDQATAQIQIGAQSTPRRFAFANVDSSEAQGAGIGTIHRSLICLNPLIKWKVGFDGDLTVYDLRYTFIHEIGHAIGLDHAGASGQMMSFTYRESFRDLQPGDISGIEALYGARPEKIDLAASDTAPSPAPVEQSPHTAVRP; the protein is encoded by the coding sequence GTGAGAGCATATAATTTCACCACGATTTTGGTGGCCGCCGTCATTGCCGCAACATTGTGGCCCGGAACGAATGCATTTGCCTTGGACAACTTTCGATTGTTGGAAAAATTCGGGAAACAAGTCAAATGGGGTGATCCGGCGATAGGTTCAGGCGCCAAAGTCACATATGCATACGTCGTAAAACCTGTCGAACATCCAGCGACATTAAACTGCAGCCGGATGACTTCGCTCGACGGTTTGCTGGCAACTTCTGGTATTTCGGCGGATGTGTTACGTGAGGAAGTGAACGCCGCCTTTGCAGCATGGGAAAATGCCGCAAATATTTCTTTTGTGGAAACAGAAGATCAGGCCACAGCGCAGATACAGATTGGAGCCCAATCGACGCCCCGACGGTTCGCCTTTGCCAATGTTGACTCCAGCGAAGCGCAGGGCGCAGGTATCGGCACAATTCACAGGTCGCTGATCTGCCTCAATCCTCTGATAAAATGGAAAGTCGGATTCGATGGCGACCTTACGGTCTATGATCTGCGCTATACTTTTATTCATGAAATAGGACACGCCATTGGGCTCGATCATGCCGGCGCATCCGGCCAGATGATGTCGTTCACCTATCGCGAATCCTTCCGTGACCTGCAACCGGGCGATATTTCAGGAATTGAAGCACTGTACGGAGCCAGACCTGAAAAAATAGACTTGGCGGCGTCCGATACCGCGCCATCGCCTGCGCCTGTCGAACAGTCGCCGCATACGGCAGTGCGTCCGTAG